From Halorubrum salinarum, the proteins below share one genomic window:
- a CDS encoding WD40/YVTN/BNR-like repeat-containing protein → MTLLIGTDSGLYRTDEVPFERGDPDPVLDCGVVTAVKSWDHTEGVFVASSTGAYRSLDGGETWTDLEVPLGDRFWHAGTSEVWSILATADGALYAGTNDPYVFRSVDGGETWTEQKGFRELPSRGHWESPIDPHYARLRALEAIPGRPEHLIAGVEAGGIHVSRDGGRTWTDHRDAIVDDVHQVLPISEDVWLAATGYLDHDLENLGLGHAVGEGGLWRTTDAGESWDRLDVGSDFSYIRRVFVHDGRVIFCGGEEAPPAWVNDDHEVALFESTNFGRDFERVSFPGEPHEIIETWAVHDGDVVCGSGLFDVPDERDDVEGRIMRRLDGEGDEGPTYETVGRVDANVSRIEVV, encoded by the coding sequence ATGACACTGTTGATCGGGACAGACTCCGGCCTGTACCGGACCGACGAGGTCCCCTTCGAGCGCGGCGACCCCGACCCAGTCCTCGACTGCGGGGTCGTCACGGCGGTGAAGTCGTGGGACCACACCGAGGGCGTGTTCGTCGCCTCCTCGACGGGCGCGTACCGCTCGCTGGACGGCGGGGAGACGTGGACCGACCTCGAAGTGCCGCTCGGCGACCGGTTCTGGCACGCCGGGACCAGCGAGGTGTGGTCGATCCTCGCGACCGCGGACGGCGCGCTGTACGCCGGCACCAACGACCCGTACGTCTTCCGCTCGGTCGACGGCGGGGAGACGTGGACCGAACAGAAGGGGTTCCGCGAGCTGCCCTCCCGCGGGCACTGGGAGTCGCCGATCGACCCGCACTACGCCCGCCTCCGCGCGCTGGAGGCGATCCCCGGCCGCCCCGAGCACCTGATCGCGGGCGTCGAGGCCGGTGGGATCCACGTCAGCCGCGACGGCGGCCGGACGTGGACGGACCACCGGGACGCCATCGTCGACGACGTCCACCAGGTCCTCCCGATCTCCGAGGACGTGTGGCTGGCCGCGACCGGCTACCTCGACCACGACTTAGAGAACCTCGGGCTCGGCCACGCCGTGGGGGAGGGCGGCCTGTGGCGGACGACCGACGCCGGCGAGTCGTGGGACCGCCTCGACGTCGGCAGCGACTTCTCGTACATCCGCCGCGTGTTCGTCCACGACGGCCGGGTGATCTTCTGCGGCGGCGAGGAGGCGCCGCCCGCGTGGGTGAACGACGACCACGAGGTCGCGCTGTTCGAGTCGACCAACTTCGGCCGCGACTTCGAGCGCGTCTCCTTCCCCGGCGAGCCCCACGAGATAATCGAGACGTGGGCGGTCCACGACGGCGACGTGGTCTGCGGCTCCGGGCTCTTCGACGTGCCCGACGAGCGCGATGACGTGGAGGGCCGGATCATGCGGCGCCTCGACGGCGAGGGCGACGAGGGACCGACCTACGAGACGGTCGGTCGCGTCGACGCGAACGTCAGCCGCATCGAGGTGGTCTGA
- a CDS encoding DoxX family protein — MADESETQSEADGGSGRDAPSLLGRSLYGGVLAYMAVDGFRNNDKRVAVAEEKGVPMPDVLVPFVTGMLLVANLGIVLWRLPRAAAGALVVFFLGTTPAIHDFWTMEGKERQGNKINFLKNLALLGGALIFLDAAGGSDEASAPSTDRDET, encoded by the coding sequence ATGGCGGACGAATCTGAAACCCAGTCCGAGGCCGACGGCGGATCCGGCCGCGACGCCCCCTCGCTGCTCGGGCGCTCGCTGTACGGCGGCGTCCTCGCGTACATGGCCGTCGACGGGTTCAGGAACAACGACAAGCGGGTCGCCGTCGCCGAGGAGAAGGGCGTGCCGATGCCCGACGTGCTGGTCCCGTTCGTCACCGGGATGCTGCTGGTCGCCAACCTCGGCATCGTCCTCTGGCGGCTCCCGCGGGCGGCCGCAGGCGCGCTCGTCGTCTTCTTCCTCGGGACGACGCCCGCCATCCACGACTTCTGGACGATGGAGGGCAAAGAGCGGCAGGGCAACAAGATCAACTTCCTGAAGAACCTCGCGTTGCTCGGCGGCGCCCTCATCTTCCTCGACGCCGCGGGCGGGAGCGACGAGGCGAGCGCCCCCTCGACCGATCGCGACGAGACGTGA